ACTTCTTTCTTCTTTCGATAATGTACTTCGAAGAATGCTTCTTCGGTGCACGAGTCTTGAGACCCTTAGAGTAGAGGCCCTTGCGTGAGCGGGGATGACCACCGGAAGCACGGCCCTCGCCACCACCCATGGGGTGATCGACAGGGTTCATGACTACGCCGCGGTTGCGGGGACGACGACCGAGCCAGCGTGAACGACCAGCCTTGCCGGAACGTTCGAGCGAATGCTCGGAGTTGCCTACCACACCGATGGTGGCGCGACACTCGGCAAGAATCTTACGAGTCTCGCCTGAAGGTAATTTGACGATTACATAAGTGCCTTCGCGAGAGATCAGCTGAGCGAATGTGCCTGCTGAACGTGCCATGAAGGCACCCTGACCGGGACGCAACTCAATGTTGTGGACGAGTGTGCCTACAGGGATGTTGGCCAAGGGGAGGCAGTTGCCTACCTCGGGCTGGGCCTCGGGACCTGACAGGAGCACGTCGCCAACATTCAAGCCGTTGGGTGCAATGATATAAGCCTTTGCGCCGTCCTTGTAGTAGAGAAGTGCGATACGAGCCGAACGGTTAGGATCGTACTCGATGGACTTCACGACTGCAGGAACGCCGTCCTTGTTTCTCTTAAAGTCAATGAAGCGGTATTTGCGCTTGTGGCCACCACCAAGGTAGCGGGTGGTGAGGTGACCTTCGGAGTTACGACCTCCGGAGGCCTTCTTGCCGACTGTAAGAGATTTTTCCGGTGTTGTAGCAGTGATGGTACCTTTGAAAACACCGATAACCTTGTGACGCTGCCCAGGGGTAGTGGGCTTAAATTTTCTTACTGCCATGTTATTCTTAGATGTTGCTGTAGAAGTCAATGTTCTGACCGTCGGCGAGGTCTACGATGGCTTTCTTCCATGCAGCGGTCTTACCGCGAAGGAGACCGCTCTTGGTCCAGCGTGACTTGTTCTTGGAACGGACATTGATAGTGTTGACGCGAGTTACTTTCACGCCATAAAGGCTCTCGACGAGTGACTTGATCTGATACTTGTTAGCCTCGGGAGAAACCATGAAGGTATAACGGTTGAGCTTCTCAGTGAGCTTGCTCGCCTTCTCGGTAACGATGGGTTTGATTGAAATTTCCATTGCTTACTGTAGTTTCTTGGTGAGGGTTTAAAGTTTATTCACACAATCAAGGCTGCTCTCAGTGATGATCACAGCATTGGAGTTCATGATCGCATAGGTGTTAAGATTCGATGCAACCATGGTCTTGGCGTCGGGAACGTTTCTTGCTGACAAAGTTACGTTTTTATTGTCAGAAGGTAAAACGAGGAGCACCTTTTTGCCGTCAACTTTAAGATTTTTAGCAATATTTATAAAATCTTTAGTCTTGGGAGCCTCGAAATTGAGGTCCTCGATGACGATAAGCTGGTTGTCCTGTACTTTGTAGGTCAGCGCGCTCTT
The sequence above is drawn from the Duncaniella freteri genome and encodes:
- the rplB gene encoding 50S ribosomal protein L2 codes for the protein MAVRKFKPTTPGQRHKVIGVFKGTITATTPEKSLTVGKKASGGRNSEGHLTTRYLGGGHKRKYRFIDFKRNKDGVPAVVKSIEYDPNRSARIALLYYKDGAKAYIIAPNGLNVGDVLLSGPEAQPEVGNCLPLANIPVGTLVHNIELRPGQGAFMARSAGTFAQLISREGTYVIVKLPSGETRKILAECRATIGVVGNSEHSLERSGKAGRSRWLGRRPRNRGVVMNPVDHPMGGGEGRASGGHPRSRKGLYSKGLKTRAPKKHSSKYIIERRKK
- the rplW gene encoding 50S ribosomal protein L23 — translated: MEISIKPIVTEKASKLTEKLNRYTFMVSPEANKYQIKSLVESLYGVKVTRVNTINVRSKNKSRWTKSGLLRGKTAAWKKAIVDLADGQNIDFYSNI